The following are from one region of the Thermococcus cleftensis genome:
- a CDS encoding FAD-dependent oxidoreductase — MRPLDLTEKEHSRKVTIYFEGKPYEAYEGEKITVALLANGIYWLTTSTEGRKRGAFTFGPVPMVVNGIKNINARKTKVRDGMRLERQGYGDFQETVEIDEGKPVGRLVVDVAVIGGGPAGIGTVLEVQEHLTVAIIEEKGWLGGDLWLKGLPQEGFGEKKPQEVVNELVGKFNENVRVFKGTIALGVFDKGEYFLVPIVTGQNQLIEIMAKRVVLAVGAVDNILLFENNDYPGVFRRSDALEVINVWGIAPGRKVAVVGAFPEEITVELDRWGIEYVVVPNPKRVEGREKVERLIDMNGHSYEVDAVIVSDGRRPDINPITQAGGKLKFKRGYYVPVLDSQHRIRDGIYVAGSAVSIKPHYANYLEGRLVGAYILREFGFEAEPCTYEERLKDYEPVAVPVHKLPLDEFNGDDVQICGCDVSLGKVDNVVKSGITDLQIIKRLTHLAMGFCQGRFCLFNGAVVVSQRTGTPMDRLDIPVARPPLKNIRMKVTAEGVEEYAE, encoded by the coding sequence ATGAGACCGCTCGACCTTACTGAGAAGGAACATTCTAGAAAGGTCACCATCTACTTTGAAGGAAAACCCTACGAGGCCTATGAGGGGGAAAAGATTACCGTCGCCCTTCTCGCCAACGGAATTTACTGGCTCACCACCAGCACGGAGGGACGGAAAAGGGGGGCCTTCACCTTCGGTCCGGTGCCAATGGTGGTGAACGGGATCAAGAACATCAACGCGCGCAAGACCAAGGTTCGTGACGGCATGAGGCTGGAGAGGCAGGGCTACGGGGACTTCCAGGAGACCGTTGAGATCGACGAGGGCAAGCCGGTTGGAAGACTGGTCGTAGATGTGGCCGTCATCGGCGGCGGCCCGGCGGGAATAGGGACTGTCCTGGAGGTCCAGGAACACCTCACCGTCGCCATAATAGAGGAGAAGGGCTGGCTCGGCGGCGACCTCTGGCTTAAGGGCCTTCCGCAGGAGGGTTTTGGAGAGAAGAAGCCCCAGGAGGTCGTTAATGAGCTTGTCGGGAAATTCAACGAGAACGTCCGGGTTTTCAAGGGCACGATAGCCCTCGGGGTCTTCGACAAGGGCGAGTACTTCCTCGTGCCGATAGTCACTGGACAGAACCAGCTCATCGAGATAATGGCGAAGCGCGTCGTTCTGGCCGTCGGTGCCGTGGATAACATACTGCTCTTCGAGAACAACGATTATCCCGGAGTTTTCAGGAGGAGCGACGCCCTGGAGGTTATCAACGTCTGGGGAATCGCCCCGGGAAGAAAGGTGGCGGTGGTCGGTGCCTTCCCCGAGGAGATCACCGTCGAGCTCGACCGCTGGGGGATAGAATACGTAGTCGTCCCCAATCCGAAGCGCGTCGAGGGGAGGGAGAAGGTCGAAAGGCTCATTGACATGAACGGGCACTCCTACGAGGTCGATGCGGTGATAGTTTCCGACGGGAGAAGGCCGGACATAAACCCCATCACCCAGGCAGGTGGAAAGCTGAAGTTCAAGCGCGGCTACTACGTTCCGGTGCTTGACTCCCAGCACAGGATACGCGACGGCATTTACGTGGCGGGAAGCGCGGTCTCGATAAAACCCCACTATGCCAACTACCTCGAGGGCAGGCTCGTCGGGGCGTACATTCTAAGGGAGTTCGGCTTCGAGGCGGAACCCTGCACCTACGAGGAGAGGCTGAAGGACTACGAGCCGGTGGCGGTTCCCGTTCACAAACTCCCACTCGACGAGTTCAACGGCGATGATGTCCAGATATGCGGTTGCGACGTCTCGCTCGGAAAGGTGGACAACGTCGTGAAGTCAGGCATAACCGACCTGCAGATAATCAAGCGCCTAACGCATTTAGCGATGGGCTTCTGCCAGGGCCGCTTCTGCCTCTTCAACGGCGCGGTTGTTGTTTCGCAGAGGACTGGAACGCCGATGGACAGGCTCGACATACCCGTCGCGAGACCGCCCCTTAAGAACATTAGAATGAAGGTCACCGCCGAGGGGGTGGAGGAGTATGCCGAGTAA
- a CDS encoding NAD(P)/FAD-dependent oxidoreductase: MPSKELPGRSDIVIIGGGIVGVTLAHELAKRGEEVTVIEKRFIGSGSTFRCGTGIRQQFNDEANVQVMKRSVELWKKYSEEYGFSFEQTGYLFLLYDDDEVEEFKQNIAIQNRFGVPTRLITPEEAKEIVPLLDISEVIAASWNPTDGKADPFYATAAFALNAERFGARLVEYTEVKDFIVENGEIKGLKTSRGTIKTGTVINATNAWAKLINAMAGISVKIPIEPYKHQAVITQPIKKGAIRPMVISFKYGHAYLTQTAHGGVVGGVGYELGPTYDLNPTYEFLREVSYYFTKIIPALRELLILRTWAGYYAKTPDSNPAIGKIEELSDYYIAAGFSGHGFMMAPAVAEMVADLVTKGRTSLPVEWYDPYRFERGELRGEALQMG; this comes from the coding sequence ATGCCGAGTAAAGAGCTCCCCGGGAGGAGCGATATCGTCATCATCGGTGGCGGGATAGTCGGGGTAACGCTCGCCCATGAGCTGGCGAAGCGAGGGGAGGAGGTCACCGTCATAGAGAAGCGCTTCATAGGTTCAGGCTCGACCTTCCGCTGTGGAACCGGCATAAGGCAGCAGTTCAACGATGAAGCGAACGTCCAGGTTATGAAGCGCTCCGTCGAGCTGTGGAAGAAGTACAGTGAGGAGTACGGCTTCTCCTTCGAGCAGACGGGCTACCTCTTCCTGCTCTACGACGATGACGAGGTGGAAGAGTTCAAGCAGAACATTGCGATTCAGAACAGGTTCGGCGTCCCGACGAGGCTCATAACGCCGGAGGAAGCCAAGGAAATAGTCCCGCTCCTGGACATCAGCGAGGTGATAGCTGCCTCCTGGAACCCAACCGACGGAAAGGCCGACCCCTTCTACGCCACGGCCGCCTTTGCCCTCAACGCCGAGCGCTTCGGGGCCAGGCTGGTTGAATACACCGAGGTCAAGGACTTCATCGTCGAGAACGGCGAGATAAAGGGCCTGAAGACCAGCAGGGGAACAATAAAGACGGGCACCGTCATAAACGCCACCAACGCCTGGGCAAAGCTCATCAACGCGATGGCCGGGATAAGCGTCAAGATACCGATAGAGCCCTACAAGCACCAGGCTGTCATAACTCAGCCCATAAAGAAAGGCGCAATAAGGCCGATGGTCATCTCCTTCAAGTACGGCCACGCTTACCTGACCCAGACGGCCCACGGTGGCGTAGTCGGGGGAGTCGGCTACGAGCTCGGGCCGACCTACGACCTCAACCCGACCTACGAGTTCCTCCGCGAGGTTAGCTACTACTTCACCAAGATTATCCCCGCCCTTAGGGAGCTCCTCATACTGAGGACCTGGGCGGGTTACTACGCGAAAACTCCCGACAGCAATCCCGCAATCGGGAAAATCGAGGAGCTGAGCGACTACTACATTGCCGCCGGTTTCTCCGGCCACGGCTTCATGATGGCGCCAGCTGTTGCGGAGATGGTCGCTGACCTAGTGACGAAGGGAAGAACGTCCCTCCCGGTTGAGTGGTACGACCCCTACCGCTTCGAGAGGGGAGAGCTCAGGGGAGAGGCCCTCCAGATGGGGTGA
- a CDS encoding sodium/proline symporter, which produces MNTEILLGFLFYLALLAYIGWWANRYTKTEDQYFVGGRKVHVLAATLSDKASDFSGWLMLGYPGSAFKAGLGAFWAGIGCLFGTLADYVLIGPRLRIYAGKFRAITVPDYLEARLKDDTKLIRILSALIILIFMTAYVAAQFTAGGKTFAEGFGISDNTGIIITVIILTAYVITGGFFAVVWTDVVQAMFMLLTLIIVPFLALAEIGGLDKATQIIAQADPTKLDPFGGATGLAAIVFAIGYASWIVGYLGQPHIVTRYMSVEDPRKLRRPGIFISGTWTILVLWGAFFAGFLGFAMYQAGMLQVSDPEKVIPAMAVELMPGWLAGFVIAGIISAVMSTADSQLLVASSAIARDFYHKVLGKEVGKRQMVNISRLVVAGVALVGLWFALTGNKVVYEMVATAWGGLAVGFGPILTLSLWWKGVTKEGGIAGMAYGLVSEVILEAKVYGWAFNPDAPGFFGTIGSWFNGIPVFFINFFVTLFIIILVSLFTKPPEDVVRLHEEIFRKVPIEAGKKSITETRAKSQVENVAEFVLTRGLA; this is translated from the coding sequence ATGAACACGGAGATACTCCTCGGTTTCCTGTTCTACCTCGCCCTTCTGGCCTACATCGGCTGGTGGGCCAACAGGTACACCAAGACCGAGGATCAGTACTTCGTCGGCGGCAGGAAGGTCCACGTTTTGGCGGCGACCCTATCAGACAAGGCGAGTGACTTCTCAGGCTGGCTGATGCTAGGCTATCCTGGGAGCGCCTTCAAGGCAGGCCTAGGTGCTTTCTGGGCAGGAATCGGCTGTCTCTTCGGAACGCTGGCAGACTACGTCCTCATCGGGCCGAGGCTCAGAATCTACGCCGGTAAGTTCAGGGCCATAACGGTTCCGGACTACCTTGAGGCCCGCCTGAAGGACGACACCAAGCTGATAAGAATCCTGAGCGCGCTGATAATCCTGATATTCATGACGGCCTACGTTGCGGCGCAGTTCACGGCCGGAGGAAAGACCTTCGCCGAGGGCTTCGGCATAAGCGACAACACCGGAATAATCATAACCGTCATAATCCTCACCGCCTACGTCATCACCGGTGGCTTCTTCGCCGTCGTCTGGACCGACGTCGTTCAGGCAATGTTCATGCTGCTGACCCTGATAATCGTTCCCTTCCTGGCGCTGGCGGAGATAGGCGGCCTGGACAAGGCGACGCAGATAATAGCCCAGGCCGACCCGACGAAGCTCGACCCGTTCGGCGGCGCGACCGGTCTGGCGGCGATAGTCTTCGCGATAGGCTACGCCAGCTGGATAGTTGGCTACCTCGGACAGCCGCACATAGTCACGCGCTACATGAGCGTCGAGGACCCGAGGAAGCTCAGGAGGCCCGGAATCTTCATCAGTGGAACGTGGACGATACTCGTTCTCTGGGGCGCCTTCTTCGCGGGCTTTCTTGGCTTCGCGATGTACCAGGCTGGAATGCTCCAGGTCAGCGACCCGGAGAAGGTCATTCCCGCCATGGCCGTCGAGCTGATGCCCGGCTGGCTCGCAGGATTTGTCATAGCCGGGATAATCTCGGCCGTCATGAGCACCGCCGATTCACAGCTCCTCGTGGCTTCCTCCGCCATAGCCAGGGACTTCTACCACAAGGTGCTCGGAAAGGAGGTCGGCAAGAGGCAGATGGTGAACATCTCGAGGCTCGTAGTCGCTGGCGTCGCCCTCGTCGGCCTCTGGTTCGCGCTGACCGGCAACAAGGTCGTCTACGAGATGGTCGCGACTGCCTGGGGAGGACTGGCCGTGGGATTCGGACCGATACTCACGCTGAGCCTCTGGTGGAAGGGCGTAACCAAGGAGGGCGGAATAGCCGGAATGGCTTACGGTCTGGTCAGCGAAGTTATCCTCGAGGCGAAGGTATACGGCTGGGCCTTCAACCCCGACGCCCCGGGATTCTTCGGCACGATCGGTTCATGGTTCAACGGCATACCGGTGTTCTTCATCAACTTCTTCGTGACGCTGTTCATCATAATCCTCGTCAGCCTCTTCACCAAGCCGCCCGAGGACGTCGTCAGGCTCCACGAGGAGATATTCAGGAAGGTTCCCATCGAGGCGGGGAAGAAGAGCATCACCGAGACCAGAGCCAAGAGCCAGGTCGAGAACGTGGCTGAGTTCGTCCTCACTAGGGGCCTTGCCTGA